The following is a genomic window from Triplophysa rosa linkage group LG11, Trosa_1v2, whole genome shotgun sequence.
TGCATTATTGGTAGAAACTTGTGCTGAGGAAATCTTTATGCTAGCAGATTTTGAAGACATGTCTAAAGTTAGATGTACTTGTCTCAGTAGATCCATGCCTAGAATTGCGCCTGTATTTAATGGAGCACATAGCAATTTTGTTGTCAGAGTTTTCAGGCCTAATTGTATCTCTATGGGCGGGGTTTCATACAAAACAGAATCTTCACCTATTACACCAGTTaaacaaagttttgttttcttgtacGTGATGTTTAAATCTTCAGCCAATTTGATAGGAATTACTGTAATTTCTGCACCTGTATCAAGCAAAAAGTCAATCTCTTTCTCTTGTATGCTACCTTTCACAAAGTATTTTGTCATTGTGATGGATTACAGGGGAAAGGTAGCTACTCACAGCCCCAACAATTAGTTTTTTTCCTGTTCTTGTTGTGCTCTTAGAAGAGCCTGCGCGAGCTGTCCTAAAGTTTCAGTGTACACTGGCAGAGCTACTTCAGGATTGTAGGTGGGCTGAGAAGGAGCAGAATTATGTTTAGCATTTCTTCTACTATCTTGCAACTTCCTACACTCGTTCTTCCAATGTCCTATTTTTCCACAGTAGTTGCATTTGCCTTCTCTTTTAGGCCATCTATTGCCTTGATTCGTTGTGCTTAACGTAGCTGCAGCTACTCTCACTTTTGCCTTAACATCAGCTTCTCGTAGCTAACCTGTCTAGGTTACTTCTGAGCGTTCTGTTAGACCAAGTTAGATCTAGGAATGGCAAGGCTTTTCTGTACTCGACTACAAGGCCCTCTGACCAGATGCGGACTAGGGGTCCCTTGTCATCTAACACACTTTCAGCTTCATCACCTATTCCACTGTAAATTACAGCTGATTGACAAAACCTTTCAGTATATTCACTCACAGTTTCACATAGTTTGTACATAGTTAGTGATTCTGGACTAGAGGTCTGCAACCCGACCCGAGCCCGACGGGGCCCGAAAAACTCGCGGGCTTCGGGtcgggttaatgtttaatgaatagGCTCGGGTCGGGtttgtaactaaaaaaatatataggctatatataaaCAAGTTTGCGTGCCGTGGCATGTGCTTGCGTGTTTGCTGCGTtgtgaccacaaaaaaaaaaaagagaaaacacacttTTCGCATAAACTGTTCTGCGCACGTGCTCCCGCTCTTGTCCTCGTTGTCACAACACAGCAGGTGATGGTAAGATGAGTGCGATAAAGCTGCACTCTGGAAGAATTATGATCttgtcattactgtcaagacTGGCCCGTAGTATCCTCTGCATCCCTGCAAGTGACgttagcagcagcagcagcgagaGGAATGGCTACATCTGTTTCAAAGAAAGCTTGTAAGTCAGGATAATTGTTATCAGGCTGACTAACTTCCACATCAGTTTTTCCTGCAGCTTTCTTGCGGTTCAATTTCTTAGTAAAAGAGGATACTCTAGCACGGAGCTCTTTGTTCTGTTCTTCTAGCTCTGAGATACGCTGAGATTGTTGTGTAGCTAGTGCTATACCAAATTCTCGGTGGCAGCAGATAACGCCTTTCATATTGTTCTTGCAAATACATGCTCCTAGTACCTTTTTACACCCATCTACAGACCAAGTCTTGTCTGGGTGGATCTCATATTTCTGAGTTAGTTCTTGTCTAACTTTCTCAGTGACAATTAGGTTCATTTGCACTCTTAACACTGATTTGAATTCACTATCAGTGTCATTCAAATTCATAGGTGCTAATCCAATCAGCCTGACAGTATTACCCATACCTTCACATTATCATAGAGACAAAGGCtgagtccgaaatcgcatactcaatgggtaggtactcaatttcagtaggtacgtactcaatggggctaaatgggtacgtactgttttccctgaatgggtgtagtatgaatgcgatcggctgttgtccgccatattgatgattttcttttcctttttaatggcgGGGAGCAAATTGCGTTTGTGGTGCAtgtccgccacctactgtactggagtgtacaCGGGCCAGAGATTAACCATGCAACGTAATAACAAGCTCAACAATttaagttatgagagacaggtgcaTTAACATCAGTAATGCTAACTTTATCTTCCATGAGTTTTCTCagcatttgcaacatgtttgtaatgccttcacaaaggagACGTCGTGCAGCTGCTCGACGATCTCGCCTTAGGAGagcactgctgattttattgtcaaggaatataagtattattgcttataaattaaatgcattgctagcccacacctacacttgtgcacaatattattgataagtgctgaccaaattatatattgtattaaaataggctaataaatttaattgtatttccatatgccatctatgcattaatacagactAAAAAATGTGAATGGATACGTTTTCAGTGAATCAATGACATAATAcatgaagtaatgtaatatgttttatttacagaaaactatagaataaacatgaataaaaaatacttacatttgatgtaagaaaataaattaattgaattattattaatacattacataaacattgcattacaagtaaacatcacataaatcaaagctttattttaatttattgttgtaacaaaTGATCCTGTATCTACAGGCGTTGAACCCCACACCCCGACCCTACTGCCATCTCGCAGCTGACCACCGTCGCCACCTTCGTGATTTTAATGAGTGTGCTCATCTGTCCCTGTAACAGTCGAACAAGATTCAAGTGAcctctgtgatttgtgctcaataCTGCATGTAAATGTGGAGGTAACGTGTTAACTCGCTGTTTATTCAACTCAAATTTTCCCTACATTGTTTAGTTACTTCTAGTAAGGTAGTCTtcgcctaatggttagagagtcggactcgtgaccagaaggttccctgttcgattcccagggtaatgactgaggtgcccaTGAGCAAGGCAccaacccctacttgctccccgggcgctgcagtgatagctgcccactgctccgggtgtacgtgtgttcactaatctctggatgggttaaaatcagaggtcacatttcgggtatgggtcaccatatctgactaataggtcactttcactacgCAAGCAGTGAACAATGCTTTTTACCACATATTAACAGACGTAAGCTACATTACTGTGATGTGTATTTCATGTTGTGATATGCTCATTTGCAATACTTTTCGAGAAAATGACAGGTCAcatgttacacagacattaaaagcGTCTGTAACATGCGTATGGTTTAAATATATGTCACGTTAAGTCTACTTTGAAGATGCATGTGTGCGTGGAGCTTCCCTTTAAGCtagacatattaaaacactgcgttttcacagcaaaatcacaaatataCTTTACTATGTAGCATCTTATAGGATAACTTTACGCTACAACACTTTAACAAATACGACTGCAACGCAAAGAAATGCGTTGTTGGCTAGTAATACTCACTTTTGAAAACACCTGCCTCGCAGTTCTCCGCCATGCTCCTGTATGAACTTATCctgtcccgtgggctcatgggatagataagtatcccaagtatctgtcgctgggtgcttcagaatgtgggcgtaaccagtaagccatccgggaatttctcacctactcttttatgaatactgaggattcggacatactatattgttttcacatactatatagtaggcgtattcggacgcaacagtagtatacgcacgtccaaatctcgcgagaaataGTGCACCAGCCGGGAaattctcgcctactgttttatgaagaccgaggtttcggacatactattcgttcgcctactgcttttcgcctactatatagtatggcagtatgcgatttcggattcAGCCAAAGGCTTAGCTGTGCCTTGATCTTAGCATTCATCTTTAACTTGGGACCCTGCCCAATGGTCAGGAAGTGCATAAAGACAAAAGGATAATGTCTCAGACACCTGGGCTGCCTGACATGATCTTCTTAGAATGTCATCAtctttacctcaaaatgtgaaacataatgtacataactttaacctagatataacattgtataaatttgtaatcccacagTGACAATCAtgaaactaattcagataaacagatgaactgcaatgcatgctgggagtcatgactgagttttgtactatgattgttattgttgagtttcatacactgattcttgatgtctgaaaTCAAGTATTAaagttaaaaattaaaaattaaagttttttttgtgtgtgtattttctgtCAATTCAAAGAAGTATAATAAGCCACACCACTGCTTTAATCTCACAATGTATTACCACACAATATTCATAAATCAATAACACAATGCACTCATGAGAAATTATTTAGGTAACTCCACAAAGACTACAATCATTATCACCTGATCCCAATGGATCCTAGTTTTCATTGCCTCAACAATTGTATTTTAGCACACTGTTATAACAGCCAATGAAAACCTAATGTTTAAACACAAgaatcaagagcccaactaaagcaaataaCGATCGTTTGTTGAAACTTCtacattttttcaacaataATTGCGGTTGCAAAAGTGATGTTGATTCAATGCAGTTAACACTGACAAGTCAACAAGCTGTGAAAATTTTCCATTGGCAGCCCAGAATGTGATTGTTACACTACaataaaaagactgaaaatctgaagtTGCACTTCGGCTTTATGTGACTTTGGTGAAATTGCTAcacctaaagtaaataaaatgacctaCTTTGATCCAccttttgatcattacaaataaaGTATGTCTTAAAGAGGATTCTTTTTTCTGCCTCTGTCTTGACCGTCtcatttggactcggtcttgacttggacttgaacctctttggacttgacttggactcgaacctctttagactcggtctcgactagtcctggtcttggacttgtcttggactcaacaaaggtggacttgactacagccctgctctctaaacataaaaatatacagtaaacatgacAACAAATATTGCTGACCAATGGTGGCATCTGTGAAAAGAGAAACGGACGGCACACATACGTTACATCCAAAAGTCCTTATATGGTTTTTAGGAGTGACACAGGAACAGAACACAGACAGTATTTCAGCTGTGAGCTGATTGTGAACAGAACATTAAAGACTCACATCACATCTGTGAAGACAATCTCAAACACTGACAGTGTGAACGGAGCCATTGTTATGAGCGCTCTTCAGCATGAACTCTCATGTGTTTCTCTagaacttttttttttgcaaaactctTTTCACGGTATAGCCgttctccagtgtgagttctcatgtggACATCTAGATGACTTTTTTGAGTGAAACCTTTTCCACACTGCAGACATGTGAATGGCTTTTcagtgtgagttctcatgtggttcttaagaacattttttcttctgaaactctttccacactgaacacatgtttATGGCTTTTCTCCAaagtgaattctcatgtggtccTCTAGAgttcttttttgtgtgaaactcttttcacactgaaaaCATGCATacggcttttctccagtgtgagttctcatgtggTCCTCTAGATGACTTTTTtgagtgaaactctttccacactgaacacatgtgtgtggccgctctccagtgtgaatgcTCATGTGGACAtctatatgactttttcttgtgaaactctttccacactgaacacatgtgaatggcttttctccagtgtgagttctcatgtgTTCCTCTAGATTACTTTTtcttgtgaaactctttccacactgaacacatgtgtatggacgttctccagtgtgaattctcatgtggtgCTCTAAATGACCTTTtcttgtgaaactctttccacactgtaaaCATGCATacggcttttctccagtgtgaattctcacgTGGTCCTCTAGATTACTTTTTCTTgggaaactctttccacactgaacacatgtgaatggcttttctccagtgtgaattctcacgTGGTCCCCTAGATGACTTTTtcttgtgaaactctttccacactgaacacatgcatacggcttttctccagtgtgaattctcatgtggtccTCTAGATTACTTTTtcttgtgaaactctttccacactgagggcaGGTGAACGGCTTTTCTTCAGTGTGGATTCTTATGTGCTTCGCAAGCTGATTTTTACTTCTTAATCTCTTTCCACAATTATGACATACTGATACTGTTGTTTCTTTCAGTTCCATTTGgtctaaaatgaaacaaaaaagcaaattttTATTAGGGCGGTCAACATTGAACACATGCAATCAAAGGCACAACatgcatgttttttaaattaaagttagggatgcacgatatttATTGGACCGATAAATTATCAGCCGATATGGGTGAAAATGACGTCATTTTTATTGCTCcgatacataaataaaatccGATAAAGTATGCTTGCTGGTAAATCAATAAATCAGTCTAAATCTTCCACTTTCCGAGTGGAAGtgactgcagctttaaactgTGTCGTGCTCATTAGGTCATCATCCTGTGACCATGTCTTGGCTTGTCTGGAAGTTTTTCTACGATATCCCCATTCTGCTGAATGGGGATATCGACACTCCGTGTTGTAGGATTGTTTCTAGGAACTTTAGCTGGAGCTACTGCTGCTGTGGCATCTTCATATTCTTTTAACATCACTTCGCTGCGATGACGACCTTTCAAGTGAGATATAAGATTTGTTGTGTTGATGCCTTTTTTCCTCCTGTCGCAATCCTTGCAGACCATGTTTTGCAAATAGCAATAGCATTGTCCTCCACTGCCACCATTTGAAAATTGCAAAAAGTTTTCCAGAGACAGCGAAAAGGCTAAAGCCATTAACGACAAAGTAATGGAATTTATAGTCCTCAATGACCAACCTTTCTCCTTGGTAGAGGATCCGGGTTTTCGCGGGTTAGTAGAGCATTTGGAGCCACGTTACACCGTTATGCATAATTCTgatgaatttacatttttgttaatgaGTTGTTAATTGCAGATAAACCATAGTTCTGTTAAACCATTTCTGTTAATAAGTATTGTCGTGCCTTgcgcaaaaaataaaaacatttgaagagtCTGGACTGATGATTGCTGTTATTGTTAGACCAGAGCTACTATCAGATTTCATTAGTGCATCTTAGATTTTCTATTCTCCTGGGTGTACAAACTGCAGATTAtatgaaaatattataaaaaatatgaatttactgCATAACGGTATCCGAATTGGCCATTGGAaggacttaaaggggtcatatggtggaagtatgtgtttttctgtgtcaatggtgtgttataagttgctcatgcatgtattagacacgtaaaattgcacaaatgaaagtgtgggaacaaaagatgcattctatctaaaagcgaatgctcaaccagacctgcctgaaacacctcgtgtaaccacaccccggcgaatctacgtaacttcgtaacatgatttgactaagaccgcccaaatctacacgtagttaaggtgggcgctccctccacgaggcgtcgactgacaagagagcgcgtcggctgtctggttcaggactcctgggatgtgtgtggctcacagggagctgatcacctgctgactccaaagaAGGAGGCAtcggcgagtcgtgttagctgccgtgagcgaacgccaccctgacgattgatatacgccacggcagctgtgctgtccgtccggaccagcacgtgcttgcccagcacgagaggttgtaacctccagtgatgaccatacgcctgctgccggtgtgccacactctccaaggaacccgactctgtagccagtgttggagcggtcgcatgtgcatcaacccgagggggaccacccccgccgagtatgccatgtatcccaggagcctctgaaatggtttcagggggaccgctgactgcctgagaaccttcaggcagttcaacactgactgggcgcgctctgtagtcagtcgcgctgtcatggagaccgagtcgagttccataccgagaaagaggatgctctgcaccggggagagttTGCTCTTTTCcaagttgacctgtagccccaaccgatctaggtgccggagcaccaggtccctgtgtgtacacaacagatctcgcgagtgtgcaaaaatgagccagtcatcgagatagttcagtacccgcacacctctttccctgaggggaaggagggcagcTTCTCCCCGacgctcatttgggagcagttcggccaggcacgggtggtcctgttgcctccccggactccacccattgtccactttggtactccctgaccgaggcacccctcggcatggatgcccttgcgcacagctggctgtgggacaagcggaagtacgccttccccccagtgagccgcatcagggaagaggagcatcaagtggtactagttgcgccctactggcccaaccggacttggttctcagagctggtgcttctgataacaacttctccctggccgattcccctgacagaggaccttctgtcacaggggaagggcacgtaacggcatcccaggcagacccctggaacttccatgtctggacgtgacgagaagatcctgagtggcccaccccctgcagtggttgggacatctctcaggctagggcctcggccactaggcggctatacgcccataagtggcacctcttctcgtcctgtgctcttctcaaagagaagacccgaggagttgctcgatcgggaacgtgctgtcacttcctcaagagagactggagagtaacctctcccccctcctcactgggagtgtatgtagccgctacggccgctcatcacgacccagttgctgggaagcctctgggacagtacgacctggtcattaggttcctaaggggcacgagaaggcgaccgcctcatccgcgccccGCACCCTCTTGCGACCCAGGTGgcaggcctcaagaggcccctccctttgagcccctcggagctgccgcactttctcacctcacgataaagacggctctcctgatggtgctcacctccaagagagtaggggacctacaagcaccctccgtgtccacagattgcctagaactacgtgcccaaagttcccaccactccccctagagaccagatGGTGAACCTGCAGTCTCTCCCCACTGGgtaggaagacccaaccccatccgtgttgtgtccagtacgcggactgcgcctctgcttggaccgcacgcagagctttagcagctctgagcagctctttgtctgttttggaggtcagcagaaggggagggctgtctccagaGGCTGGCGCAATGGATCATGGATGCCGTTGCTACGGCAGActgatctcaagatcgcccctgcccgttagaagtgaggcacactcctcatgggcactggctcagggcgcctctctggcagacatctgcagagctgcggggttgggctatgcccatctccttcgcgaggttctacaacctacaCGTGGAACCTCGCATCCTGCAAGGCAatatgtaggaccggcagccggtagggtgtacgcctgcaaAAGCCCTTCCCCTCTTCCTTAGGTGGGTCAGtggctatttccgcctcccttctttccccattgggtaaagaacaggcattccatccatcactaagcaccttcctggggcaggctgggcagagcagccctgcccctttaggccggggaacagttgagttatctaccacatagctctaaccggacctagtgctccagacgtggtaacccccccagtgggcggttccgtctgatgtattctcatgaatggttcccaccttggtatcCCATgactccctaggtggactcccaccttgcagttaactccttcagtccgcacattttcccatgagttctcccctgatggtgagaccatgttggtgtctccactaattcttCGCTAtggaggtagtggtctctgtagaataatgcttacccagtggcccttacggtgccaggCGGcctctcgctgttagagaatcaaggccttcgcccgtgacggccggtggcaggggcttcccaccttttcttcaaaagctctgggaccccctacgtCTCCAccggacggttacaatttcgtggtagcgctcgtctgactcgcccaggccagtcagcgtcgctctgCTGGAGATTGTCCACTGGAGATGGTgctttccataggaaccccacaacgtcgagagaccg
Proteins encoded in this region:
- the LOC130561149 gene encoding gastrula zinc finger protein XlCGF8.2DB-like; translated protein: MCDAEFIKEESEDMSVTDTSTMRNEDAEEQRDQMELKETTVSVCHNCGKRLRSKNQLAKHIRIHTEEKPFTCPQCGKSFTRKSNLEDHMRIHTGEKPYACVQCGKSFTRKSHLGDHVRIHTGEKPFTCVQCGKSFPRKSNLEDHVRIHTGEKPYACLQCGKSFTRKGHLEHHMRIHTGERPYTCVQCGKSFTRKSNLEEHMRTHTGEKPFTCVQCGKSFTRKSHIDVHMSIHTGERPHTCVQCGKSFTQKSHLEDHMRTHTGEKPYACFQCEKSFTQKRTLEDHMRIHFGEKP